The Arachis hypogaea cultivar Tifrunner chromosome 19, arahy.Tifrunner.gnm2.J5K5, whole genome shotgun sequence genome has a window encoding:
- the LOC140181949 gene encoding uncharacterized protein, with the protein MVATADNNRPIPLDFDDDWVFYLRVDPHAIIHEMPSIFYQKYKGLLRERMVVVDHNGNQIELSLGKGNSSGYIIHGFDNLVTCYGLSSGGWMKLMYMGEDIFLVVKVKDCYMDKKEFSSPHSKVATNTDGLTHQSTSTYSSKDLGLSYPSDPTHQHHLTNQLCPQVSVLQETPHYLIATVPQNELLNLTSDVQTVSKESYSIGDYLKNDPSK; encoded by the exons ATGGTTGCAACAGCCGACAACAATAGGCCCATTCCTCTTGACTTTGATGATGATTGGGTATTTTACCTCCGTGTCGATCCTCATGCT ATCATTCATGAGATGCCATCCATTTTTTACCAGAAGTACAAAGGTCTTCTTCGTGAAAGGATGGTTGTTGTAGACCACAATGGCAATCAGATTGAGCTTTCCCTTGGCAAAGGTAATTCTTCTGGGTATATTATACATGGGTTTGACAACCTGGTCACTTGCTATGGCCTTTCCTCTGGCGGTTGGATGAAATTAATGTACATGGGGGAAGATATTTTTCTCGTGGTGAAGGTTAAAGATTGCTACATGGATAAGAAAGAATTCTCATCTCCGCACTCTAAGGTAGCCACCAACACAGATGGTTTAACCCATCAATCTACATCGACATACTCTTCCAAAGATTTAGGCCTCTCATATCCCTCTGATCCAACCCACCAACACCACTTGACAAATCAATTATGTCCGCAGGTGAGCGTCCTTCAAGAAACACCTCATTATCTGATTGCTACCGTCCCCCAAAATGAACTGCTAAATCTGACTTCTGATGTCCAAACAGTGTCCAAAGAAAGTTATTCTATAGGTGATTATCTTAAAAATGATCCCTCAAAGTAG